Genomic segment of Rattus norvegicus strain BN/NHsdMcwi chromosome 7, GRCr8, whole genome shotgun sequence:
CCAGACACCAGTGACATCAGTGTGGAGAACCTCCACTTTCCTTCTACTCTGGGTCTATGGCCTTTGccctggggaagggagggggctgCCTCAAATGTATCTGAGAGCCTGGGTTGTTCTGTCTGGCTCCAGTGGCTCCAGTCCCTCCATGAGCCATTCCACTGCCTTGTGCTGGGTCAGTGAGCTGGTCAGCACAAGCGTCAGAGATCAGCTACTGTGACCACTGATCCTGAACTGATCTTTCTCGGGGATTCCACCACCTTCCCTCTCCTACCCCCTTTCTCACCAGAACACATTCTGCCCCGCCCTCTCATGTTTTGGGGTTCCTgttacatttctttgttttccagAGCATGCATGTCAAGCCACTGGTCTACATTTACATCTTCCCTATAGCTGTTCGCCTCTAGATAACATGTATCAGAGGGGAGGAGCGTGGTGTGTGAGACTGAAGACTTTGGCTCATGCTTGCTTTTTCCCCCTTATTAATTCCATGGTCTTAGTATTTCTgatcctcagtttccccaacCTTCACACTGTACCAGAGAGTGTAATAAAGATTAAATGAAGCTAGGCGGTGGTGGCGGacgccttcagtcccagcacttgaaaggcagaggcagttggatctctgagatcaagggtaacctggtctacaaattgaattccaggacaaccaaggaaATGCTGTCTCGGGGAAAATAAATATGACTGCATGTTGACCTTGTAAAAACTCAAAAGCAAACTGTTGCTGTAGCTTCTGCCCTTTTATTCTTGTCTACATGACAGATCTAGTCCTCCTGGCTGGTTACTttatgttttgaaacagggtttcactctgtagccctgtctGGTCTGGAACTTTCTACATCaaacaggctgaccttgaactcacagagatttgcttgcctctgtTCCCCTTTTCCTACTTCCAATtcttaggattaaaggcatgagcaccACACCCTGCTCCTGGGACAGTGTGACAGTTTTACAGTTTTGTgtttttcctgtctcttccttagaGAAGCTCTGCGGGGCATGGGTATCTCCCCCACTCCTGACTTAGATGTCTACAAACAAAAACTCTCTCCTGTGTAACCTCTTTGTACTTCCTCAAAATGTGACACTGATGGTCCCCTCGATGTCTCTGTCCCCAGTGGCACTGTCACCGCTCTTCCCAGATACCCTGATTCTGGGTCTGGAAATTCGGGTGAAGGTGTCCGACTATGTGCAAGACAGGATTCGGGCCCTCCGTGCAACTCCCGGAGGTGGATTCCAGAACATCGCCTGTCTCCGCAGTAACGCCATGAAGCACCTTCCTAACTTCTTCCGCAAGGGCCAGGTGCAGCCTGGGTAGCAGCCGGGTGGGTTAGCTGGTTAGCAGGTGGAGGCGGAGCCTGGCATTCACGGGCAATCCTGTTGGCGCATCTGTCCACAGCTGGCAAAGATGTTCTTCCTCTTTCCCGACCCACACTTTAAGCGAACGAAGCATAAATGGCGAATCATCAGCCCCACACTTCTGGCAGAGTATGCCTACGTGCTGAGAGTCGGGGTGAGTGAGGAAGGAGCTGCTGTAGGTAGCCTGCCCGGGGCTCTTCACTAACAATATAGTCTTGGGGGAGGCACATTTAGGCAGTTGTACTGTGGACCTTGTTGCTCAGCTGTAACCCATCCACAACGATGTTGCCTGTACAGGGCCTGGTATACACCATCACCGATGTCCTGGAACTGCACGAATGGATGTGCACCCATTTTGAAGAGCACCCACTATTTGAGCATGTGCCTCTGGAAGAGCTAGTAAGTACGACACCTGAGGGAAATTGCAAGGGTGCAGGCCATTCAGAGTGGCCCTATATTTAGTCCTGAGCTAAGGCTCAGGGCCGGGCCAGGAGGATGGGAGTCTCCCAGCCCTAGGGCAGTTTGAAAGGTGGGCAGGGACATTCTGGACCCTCTTTCTGCAGAGTGAAGACCCCGTTGTGGAACATCTAGGCACTTCAactgaggaaggaaagaaagttctACGCAACAATGGAAAGAATTTCCCAGCCATCTTCCGAAGAATACAGGATCCCCTCCTCCAGGCAGTGACCCCCAATCCCACCCTACCTTAGCCGGACCCCCTCTTCTAGTGACTGGAAAAAGATGAGCTCGCCGTTCCAGGCCTTCCCAGTCTGGTGGAACTGTGAGGCCATGACCTCTCCAAGAAGTCAGGGTGCAGTCTATCAGTGGTCTTTCCTATCATTCTTACTGCCTTTCTGTTCCTCCACTGTCAGGAGAAAGCAGATGAAGTGGACTGAG
This window contains:
- the Mettl1 gene encoding tRNA (guanine-N(7)-)-methyltransferase isoform 1 (isoform 1 is encoded by transcript variant 1), coding for MAGAEAPQPQKRYYRQRAHSNPMADHTLRYPVKPEEMDWSELYPEFFAPPNQNKSHDDPKDEKEKHSGAQVEFADIGCGYGGLLVALSPLFPDTLILGLEIRVKVSDYVQDRIRALRATPGGGFQNIACLRSNAMKHLPNFFRKGQLAKMFFLFPDPHFKRTKHKWRIISPTLLAEYAYVLRVGGLVYTITDVLELHEWMCTHFEEHPLFEHVPLEELSEDPVVEHLGTSTEEGKKVLRNNGKNFPAIFRRIQDPLLQAVTPNPTLP
- the Mettl1 gene encoding tRNA (guanine-N(7)-)-methyltransferase isoform 2 (isoform 2 is encoded by transcript variant 2) is translated as MDWSELYPEFFAPPNQNKSHDDPKDEKEKHSGAQVEFADIGCGYGGLLVALSPLFPDTLILGLEIRVKVSDYVQDRIRALRATPGGGFQNIACLRSNAMKHLPNFFRKGQLAKMFFLFPDPHFKRTKHKWRIISPTLLAEYAYVLRVGGLVYTITDVLELHEWMCTHFEEHPLFEHVPLEELSEDPVVEHLGTSTEEGKKVLRNNGKNFPAIFRRIQDPLLQAVTPNPTLP